In Ictalurus furcatus strain D&B chromosome 23, Billie_1.0, whole genome shotgun sequence, a single window of DNA contains:
- the phldb2b gene encoding pleckstrin homology-like domain family B member 2 isoform X3, with protein sequence MMTGIGSASDAVRDRSDSTLQPESDQNLTPPKSSPLDLIDTGKGLKVQSTAPHLVSLGSGRLSVAITVLPLKEGITRIGRDDAAVPQDITIQGPGIEAEHCVIENRGGVVTLDPCGHLCSLDGVPVTTPTQLTQGYSLCLGKSYFFRFNHPEEASRMKSMLPQKSPVSPLVYSTDYMKFSSDFSPSGPSSRGVRSVSELRELMDTLQRKKQALENSLRTNGDSSPSYFSMTQSPPSTPNSLSVITSSSPISPYQDQARRLYTSDRPPLLCKVPTQSSNSVPASPRRSDQRDYNSSLPPLRPMTRNQSQDSLLASSDGRRGQTSSSLLSMWNGSYSTASDALPQTPGSGSGAASMPSSPRLARRLQPEEAGRPIPVPRQRKYSAGSLTGMGIAAHSRSLPRLYRSAESQLAPLTLPWPRSSPTPESSHQNGHSEVISISLSTRSLSKQAPTRPEVTAPSGATTSPRQAKKMSLTSSSSYSDLEKQALRTSSPAFELGLGERRQSFGKAGISPQGGFRERKGSISSLSGKEELQDYHQRQRDERLREQEVERLERQRLETILSLCSERNQSGSAVADLQKINKELEKLQVTEDESMFSDSAQNGYSSGVPGLELQVSEEHQVRQHCSSGQRDVRAESPAGSLHGSAPTPSPRQARNNKQAPEDEEVRLKQEVTRIEEERIQVLNNMEELEQKIKELDNQMDESVQEMEVERALLEGEQESEAAQLQQEKEALEQLKDKMADMEKRVQVEKSQTQDAETLEVETKRFEDLEFQQLERESRQDEEKETQTQQVLREIAEYQRSTVTRKEKMLALKKQSTQIIQQAQKEKESFLKEKNNLQMMLQREKENLNNLEKKYGELTGGRSFPVNPLSMKEDSSLLADVCQPCSELSHTHHLSLLPVDIVAFSCLFSFLSIKSAEGYVTVSEINELYAKLGVETSHAPFNLNAPERPDSGSEPSPSPEDGSAPSGEDELCVSSCSRSALKPVSVHWPEEMVTFLGPSPPLPPPLPAKKHSRHRQHFRSLEERKRLGKEGHMCDTLPRKKSQAAIGFQYNCATLGRNTPPKSHLPLAQSSSCGSVLNRVLTVSPKDADARRLHKGHSQQLVGEDHRSRLTELGGRAASQSNVFLDSMGYRDNGFDTFSVDSSDSMETSISACSPDNISSASTSNVAKIEEMERLLREAQAEKHRLLEHREREMEVRRQALEEERRRREDLEKRLQEETSRRQKLIEREVKLREKQRAQSRPLTRYLPVRKDDFDLRGHIESAGHNIETCYHISITEKTCRGFLIKMGGKIKTWKKRWFVFDRNRRTLSYYADKHEAKLKGVIYFQAIEEVYYDHLKNAHKSPNPSLTFSVKTHDRVYYMVAPSPEAMRIWMDVIVTGAEGYTQFMI encoded by the exons GAATCACGCGTATCGGGCGTGATGACGCCGCCGTGCCGCAGGATATTACCATCCAGGGTCCAGGCATCGAAGCTGAGCACTGTGTTATCGAGAACAGAGGCGGGGTCGTGACTCTGGACCCCTGCGGACATCTGTGTTCACTCGATGGAGTTCCTGTGACCACGCCCACCCAGCTCACACAAG gtTATTCTCTGTGTTTGGGTAAATCCTACTTCTTCCGTTTTAACCACCCAGAAGAGGCCAGCCGGATGAAGAGCATGCTTCCTCAGAAGAGTCCTGTGTCCCCGCTGGTCTACAGCACAG attATATGAAGTTCAGTAGCGATTTCAGTCCCAGCGGACCGAGTTCAAGAGGCGTGCGGTCCGTCTCCGAGCTGCGGGAATTAATGGACACATTACAGAGGAAAAAACAAGCTCTGGAGAACAGCCTGCGGACCAATGGGGACAGTAGCCCCTCCTACTTTAGCATGACTCAGTCCCCGCCCTCGACGCCCAACTCCTTGTCAGTCATAACCTCGTCAAGCCCGATATCTCCCTATCAGGACCAAGCAAGACGACTGTACACGTCTGACCGCCCGCCTCTTTTGTGTAAAGTCCCTACCCAGTCGTCTAACAGTGTACCCGCCTCACCACGACGCAGTGACCAGAGGGATTACAACTCCTCGCTTCCTCCTTTGCGGCCAATGACCCGGAACCAGTCCCAGGATAGCCTGCTTGCCTCTTCGGACGGTCGACGTGGCCAAACATCAAGTTCTTTGCTGTCAATGTGGAATGGTTCCTACTCTACAGCAAGCGATGCCCTTCCACAAACTCCAGGAAGCGGAAGCGGAGCAGCTAGCATGCCCTCCAGCCCACGATTAGCACGCAGGCTACAGCCTGAGGAAGCAGGACGCCCAATTCCAGTGCCACGCCAAAGGAAGTACTCAGCCGGTTCTCTGACAGGAATGGGCATAGCCGCTCACAGCCGCTCTCTACCCCGTCTCTACCGCTCGGCGGAATCCCAGCTCGCCCCTCTCACCCTACCATGGCCCCGCTCCTCACCCACCCCTGAGTCCAGTCACCAAAACGGGCATTCTGAGGTGATCTCCATCTCCTTGTCCACCAGGTCCCTTTCCAAACAAGCACCCACACGTCCGGAAGTGACCGCGCCCTCAGGTGCTACAACCAGCCCACGTCAGGCCAAGAAGATGAGTCTGACCTCCAGCAGTTCCTACTCGGATTTGGAGAAGCAGGCATTGCGCACGTCCTCACCAGCCTTCGAGCTGGGTCTGGGCGAGAGGAGGCAGTCGTTTGGGAAGGCCGGGATCAGTCCACAGGGTGGATTCCGTGAGAGGAAGGGCAGCATCAGCTCTCTCAGTGGGAAAGAAGAGCTCCAGGACTATcaccagagacagagagacgaaagacttcgagagcaggaggtggagagactg GAGCGTCAGCGTCTGGAAACCATCCTGAGTCTGTGCTCGGAACGGAATCAGAGCGGCTCAGCCGTGGCCGACCTCCAGAAGATCAACAAGGAGCTCGAGAAGCTCCAGGTGACCGAGGATGAGTCCATGTTTTCTGACTCCGCACAAAACGGATACAGCTCTGGAGTCCCAGGTTTGGAGTTGCAGGTCAGTGAGGAGCACCAGGTGCGCCAGCATTGTTCCAGCGGGCAGCGAGACGTCAGGGCGGAGTCACCTGCTGGGAGTCTTCACGGCTCTGCCCCCACCCCTTCCCCTCGACAGGCGCGGAATAATAAG CAGGCGCCCGAGGACGAGGAAGTGCGGCTGAAGCAGGAAGTGACGCGTATTGAAGAGGAGAGGATCCAGGTGCTGAACAACATGGAGGAGCTGGAGCAGAAGATCAAAGAGCTGGACAACCAGATGGATGAATCAGTCCAAGAG atggaggTGGAACGCGCTCTGTTAGAAGGCGAGCAGGAGTCTGAGGCGGCTCAGCTGCAGCAGGAGAAGGAGGCTCTGGAGCAGCTGAAGGACAAGATGGCCGACATGGAGAAGAGGGTGCAGGTGGAAAAGTCGCAG acgcaGGACGCCGAGACGCTGGAGGTAGAGACGAAGCGTTTCGAGGACCTGGAGTTCCAGCAGCTGGAGCGAGAGAGCCGTCAGGACGAGGAGAAAGAGACGCAGACGCAGCAGGTCCTCCGAGAGATCGCAGAGTACCAGCGCAGCACTGTCACCCGCAAG GAGAAGATGCTTGCTCTGAAGAAACAGTCCACACAGATCATCCAGCAGGCCCAAAAGGAGAAGGAGAGCTTTCTGAAGGAGAAGAACAACCTTCAGATGATGCTGCAGCGG gaaaagGAGAATCTCAACAACCTGGAGAAGAAATATGGCGAGCTCACGGGGGGGCGGAGCTTCCCCGTCAACCCCCTCAGTATGAAGGAG GACAGCTCCTTATTGGCTGATGTATGTCAGCCTTGTAGCGAGCTTAGCCACACCCACCATCTCTCACTACTTCCTGTTGATATCGTGGCCTTTTCCTGTCTCTTCTCCTTTCTGTCCATTAAAAGTGCTGAG GGTTATGTCACAGTGAGTGAGATCAATGAACTCTATGCGAAATTGGGGGTTGAGacaagccacgcccccttcaaCCTCAATGCCCCCGAGCGTCCCGACTCTGGGTCTGAACCCAGCCCTAGTCCCGAAGACGGCAGCGCGCCTTCAGGAGAGGACGAG CTCTGCGTCTCTTCCTGCTCTCGCTCCGCCCTCAAACCCGTCTCCGTGCACTGGCCCGAGGAAATGGTGACCTTCCTCGGCccatctcctcctcttcctcctcctctccctgcCAAAAAACACTCACGGCACAGGCAG CATTTCCGAAGCCTGGAGGAAAGGAAGAGATTAGGGAAGGAGGGTCACATGTGTGACACGCTTCCTCGGAAAAAGTCCCAGGCTGCAATCGGCTTTCAGTACAATTGCGCTACTCTGGGCCGCAACACACCTCCTaaa tCTCATCTGCCTTTAGcgcagagctccagctgtgGCAGCGTCTTAAACCGAGTCCTCACGGTGTCTCCTAAAGACGCAGACGCCCGCCGTCTGCACAAGG GTCACAGTCAGCAGCTGGTGGGCGAGGATCACCGATCGAGACTGACTGAGCTCGGGGGTCGCGCCGCCTCCCAGTCCAACGTCTTCCTGGACTCTATGGGTTACCGTGACAACGGCTTTGACACGTTCAGCGTGGACAGCTCAGACAGCATGGAGACCAGCATCTCCGCCTGCTCGCCTGACAACATCTCCAG CGCCAGCACCTCCAACGTGGCCAAGATCGAGGAGATGGAGCGGCTGCTGAGGGAGGCTCAGGCTGAGAAACACCGACTCCTGGAGCACAGG GAGCGAGAGATGGAGGTGCGGCGTCAGGCTCTGGAGGAGGAGCGCAGGAGGAGGGAAGATCTGGAGAAACGACTGCAGGAGGAAACGAGTCGACGACAGAAACTCATCGAGAGGGAGGTGAAGCtgcgagagaaacagagagctcag TCTCGTCCGCTGACCCGTTACCTGCCTGTGAGGAAGGACGACTTCGACCTGCGGGGCCACATCGAGTCAGCCGGACACAACATCGAGACTTGCTACCACATCTCCATCACGGAGAAGACGTGTCGCGGCTTCCTCATCAAGATGGGAGGAAAGATCAAGACGTGGAAGAAGCGCTGGTTCGTCTTCGACCGTAACCGCAGAACGCTGTCTTACTACGCAG ATAAACACGAGGCGAAGCTGAAAGGAGTGATCTACTTCCAGGCCATAGAGGAGGTCTACTATGATCATTTAAAGAATGCACACAAG AGCCCGAATCCATCCTTAACCTTCAGCGTAAAGACTCACGATCGTGTGTACTACATGGTGGCTCCGTCTCCCGAGGCCATGCGGATCTGGATGGACGTCATCGTCACAGGAGCGGAGGGATACACTCAGTTCATGATTTAG